A region of the Rhizobium sp. NLR16a genome:
TCTCACCGACATCGAGATCACCGATCCTGCGCGCCTCGTCGGCGAGTCGGTAGAGAGAGCGGCTGACCATCCGCGAGAGAATGACCGATGCCGCGACACCCGCGAGCACTAAGGCGCCGGCAATCAGCAGATTGCGCACGAGCAGCCGGTGGGCATCGGCCACGAGGTCTTCCAACGGCACGACGATCGCAGCGCTGCTTCCCTGGAACAGACCGGATATGCTGACGGGAGCGATCTGCACGAGATAGCCTTCACCATCAAGATCGAACCGCGCCAATCCGCCGCCTGCGAAGGCGGGATCTCGCCGCAGCCTCGCAACCGTTTCCAGACTGGTATCGAAAGCGTTCGCCGTCATGGCGAAAGAGCCTGAGGTCCTCGACCAGATCGAGATGATCCTGCTCATGATGTCAGGGTCGGAGTGAGCAATGAGATTGTCGCTCCCGTCGATGACATAGGCTCGGGCATGCGGCGAAATTCCCTGCGCATCCAACAGGCGACCGATGGTCTGCAGGTGAACGTTGATGCCGACGACCACCCGCCCATCGTCCCTCGTCGGTGCCGCGATCGTCAGGGTCGGAACCTGGAGCGTTCCGGTCACATAGGGTCCGACCGAGACCGGAACTCCATCCTGGACCACCGCTTGATACCAGGGGCGTTGCCGCGGATCGAAAGATGCATTTTCGATCTTCCGCTCGCCGATGGGTCTCGCCTTGCTGTCGAGAAAGCGAAGCGTCGATATGACGCTCGCGCTTTGTCGCTCGGCGATCGTTCTGATCGCGAAAGCCGCATTGTCAGGCGCCGAGAGGGTCTGGCGGACATCCCTCCTTGCAGCTTTGATGACCTGCAGGTACGAGCCGTCGGGATAACCGGTATAGATGCTCGTTGCCTCGGGGACGTTTCGCAGAACTTCGAGAAAGAGTTCCTGTTTTGCCTCGATATCCTGAGGCGGCGGCGAAGCGAGCTGCGGCAGGGTCGCTGCCAGCGCGACCGCCTCGTAGCCTCCTTCCAGCGTGTTGCGGTATCCCTCGATCAGCCGCAGGCTCATCTCGCGCATCTGCTGCGCGCCGGCACTCACGGCAGCATTGCTTCCCTGCCTGAACGCCATCCAGATAATCGGCATCGACGTGCAAAGCAGCGATGCAACGATCAGGACCCCGAGATGTACTCTGAGCGGTTTGGACCAGCGCACGAGACTTCCCTCGAATGCGGAAACGTCTCAGCACACCTATCGCCCACGGGTCGTCTAACTGTGCATGAAGAGCGTCCCCAACGACGGTAGCTAACTGCTTTTTTCGGGCTTGCACAAGCCGGTCCCGCGCGCCCGGCTCCGGGCGTCAGTATGTTTTTGAGAAGTAAGCCTAAGGCAAAAACAGCACGTTGTACTGATCGAACTCTTCAGGCAGGTCCCGCACCTTCATCTCTTCCTCGCGGTCCTCGAAGAGCACGAGACAATCCTCGTAGAACCCTGACAGCATCGCTATGAAGGCCTTCGTTCCCTCGCGCCCGTAGAACAGCGGCGTGAATTCCATATGAAGCGGCACGCGGCGGGAAAGCAGCGGCTGCATCGAGCGGCAGGCGACCGGCTCGTAGCCTTCGATATCCATCCACACAAGGCCGATTGCGGCCGGATCGATCGAGAGGCCGGCGAGGATTTCGGAGACCGGCTTCACCGGCACGCTGATCTTCCGGTCGATCGGGCTCTGGCGGATGGCGCTGCTCTTGCCGTGATTGTTGAGGTTGAGAAAAAAGTCGATCTCGCCTGCGTGCTCGCCGGCGGCGCAGTTGACGAGCCGAACCTTCTCCTCCAGCCGGTTCTGGCGAATGTTGAGTTCAAGCAGCGGGAAATTGCGCGGATCGGGCTCGACACTGACGATGTTGGCGTAGGTGCCGCTCAAGGCGAAATAGACGGTCTGGGTGCCGATATTGCCGCCGATCTCGAGCAGCGTCGCATCCTTTCTGAGCAGGCCGCGCTCGCGCAGGATGACGATCAGCCGGTCGACGGCGTCGCGCTCGAAATGGCCCTTGCGGAAGACCTTGCGGCCGATATAGTCGGCGGGCGAGAAGGTCATCAGATGATCACCGGCATCGACCGTCATCGAGACGACGCGCGGGCCGATATTCTCGATCAGCAAGCGACGGCCGAGGCGAGTGTCGAAGAACCGCGAGGCGGTTCTATTGCGCGCCTTGCGTAGCCGGCGGCTCCAATATTTGGCGGTGAGCCAGGGCTTGCCGGGCATCAGACATTTCCTTCGAGCGGTTCTGCCGCTTTCTCTCTCGGAATGACATAAACTTTCAAGGGCAGGGCGCGGCCGCGCACGCTGATTTCACGGCTTTCGACGTCGGCAAGGTCGGCGCCGGCAAGCCGCGCCACCGGCTCGGAGAAGACGATCGCCGCGTCGAATTCCTTGGCCGCGCTTTCCAGCCGGCTCGCGACATTCACCGTATCGCCGATCGCCGTCATGCTGCGCACCCGGCCATAGCCCATCGTGCCGACGACGGCCGGCCCGGCGTGGATGCCGATGGCGATCCGCAGCGGCAGCGTCAGCTCTTCGGCCAGTTCGGCGGCGAGTTTCTCGATCCCCGCGACGATCGCCGCGGCGGCGTCGAGCGCCTGGCGGCATGCTTCTTCCGGCGCGGCGTTGAGGCCGAAGAGCGCCATGGCACCGTCGCCGATGAACTTGTCGAGCCGGCCGCCGGCCTGTTCCACCGCCTTGCCGATGATGGCGAAATAGCGGTTCAGCAGGAAGACGACGTCGAAGGGCAGGCGCGTTTCCGTCAGCGTGGTGAAATGACGGATATCGACGAAGAGCACGACGATCTCACGCTCACGGCCGGGGCTCGTCTCCTGGCTGTTGGCAGGCAGAGCCGCCTCCTCCGCCGGAACCAGGAGAGGCGCGACCGCGATCTCGGCATTCGGTCGAAGCTGGCAGGCCAGCCGCACGTCAGGGCCGGCATTGATGCGTTTCAGTGTCGTCTGCTCCAGCTTGTCGGGCGGCGGCAGCTTCTGGTAATCGCCGAGGATCTGCACCCGGCAGGTTGAGCACTGGCCCTTGCCGCCGCACACCGAATAATGCGGCAGGCCGCCGAGGCGGCTCGCCTCCAGCACGGTGAAGCCCCGCGGCACGCGGATCACTTCGCCACCCGGATAATGCA
Encoded here:
- a CDS encoding adenylate/guanylate cyclase domain-containing protein — encoded protein: MRWSKPLRVHLGVLIVASLLCTSMPIIWMAFRQGSNAAVSAGAQQMREMSLRLIEGYRNTLEGGYEAVALAATLPQLASPPPQDIEAKQELFLEVLRNVPEATSIYTGYPDGSYLQVIKAARRDVRQTLSAPDNAAFAIRTIAERQSASVISTLRFLDSKARPIGERKIENASFDPRQRPWYQAVVQDGVPVSVGPYVTGTLQVPTLTIAAPTRDDGRVVVGINVHLQTIGRLLDAQGISPHARAYVIDGSDNLIAHSDPDIMSRIISIWSRTSGSFAMTANAFDTSLETVARLRRDPAFAGGGLARFDLDGEGYLVQIAPVSISGLFQGSSAAIVVPLEDLVADAHRLLVRNLLIAGALVLAGVAASVILSRMVSRSLYRLADEARRIGDLDVGEKASSHSWITEINTLASALSASRHAIGQFALYVPREVVRRIVSPDGRTVVKAKRQDVTVLFTDIRDFTTISEQNSPEDVVDTLSAYFELLNTIAERHEGTVVQYLGDSIFVMWNAPVQDGGHVEHGCRCALSMKAAIDDLNRENRVHDRPELFTRFGLHTGPAVVGSFGAISRQQYTAMGDTINVASRLEGLNKDYGTSILVSAAVHNAVGDRFQFRPLGLVQVKGRAEKVDLWELVGERG
- a CDS encoding FkbM family methyltransferase, translating into MPGKPWLTAKYWSRRLRKARNRTASRFFDTRLGRRLLIENIGPRVVSMTVDAGDHLMTFSPADYIGRKVFRKGHFERDAVDRLIVILRERGLLRKDATLLEIGGNIGTQTVYFALSGTYANIVSVEPDPRNFPLLELNIRQNRLEEKVRLVNCAAGEHAGEIDFFLNLNNHGKSSAIRQSPIDRKISVPVKPVSEILAGLSIDPAAIGLVWMDIEGYEPVACRSMQPLLSRRVPLHMEFTPLFYGREGTKAFIAMLSGFYEDCLVLFEDREEEMKVRDLPEEFDQYNVLFLP
- a CDS encoding adenylate/guanylate cyclase domain-containing protein; translation: MTTASVTGIFSERSIRRARLGSGLVIFVFVLLHLSNHALGLVSIAAADKARHLFLAVWRNPVGTVLFYGSVFVHMALVLRAIYIRRSLVMPKGEAAQMVLGLLIPLLLIDHVIGTRIAHELYGYIDNYETIVGMLWLRTPATGVRQAFGLLAVWIHGCIGIHYWLRYRPWYGDFAPLLLALAILVPVLSLLGFVEMGRTLADPAYQLTAIEPYATTVNSHYVSDPEIRSQIAMVRAGLYGAFSTSLIIVVAARTQRRLKERLDQVAVHYPGGEVIRVPRGFTVLEASRLGGLPHYSVCGGKGQCSTCRVQILGDYQKLPPPDKLEQTTLKRINAGPDVRLACQLRPNAEIAVAPLLVPAEEAALPANSQETSPGREREIVVLFVDIRHFTTLTETRLPFDVVFLLNRYFAIIGKAVEQAGGRLDKFIGDGAMALFGLNAAPEEACRQALDAAAAIVAGIEKLAAELAEELTLPLRIAIGIHAGPAVVGTMGYGRVRSMTAIGDTVNVASRLESAAKEFDAAIVFSEPVARLAGADLADVESREISVRGRALPLKVYVIPREKAAEPLEGNV